One genomic window of Egibacteraceae bacterium includes the following:
- a CDS encoding transglycosylase family protein, protein MTASAVALVLAGLSTSAGASEHPEHHEVVRGDSLSGIAADFGLDPSTGWRVLFNANEEIADPNLIIPGQELVIPPPGAELEDRPLPEASTPAPVPAPSTDAAAAGPAPAQTPNPAPAPAPEAPHVAAGSVWDRLAQCEAGGNWQANTGNGYYGGLQFLPATWRSVGGTGLPHEHPREEQIKRGQTLQARSGWGQWPSCSSQLGLR, encoded by the coding sequence GTGACCGCATCAGCGGTCGCGCTCGTCCTCGCCGGCCTGTCCACGTCCGCCGGGGCCTCCGAGCACCCCGAGCACCACGAGGTGGTCCGGGGCGATTCGCTGTCGGGCATCGCCGCGGACTTCGGCCTCGATCCGTCGACCGGCTGGCGGGTGCTCTTCAACGCCAACGAGGAGATCGCCGACCCGAACCTCATCATCCCCGGCCAGGAGCTCGTGATCCCCCCACCCGGCGCCGAGCTGGAGGACCGCCCCCTCCCGGAGGCGTCGACCCCGGCGCCTGTGCCAGCGCCATCCACGGACGCCGCCGCCGCCGGCCCCGCGCCCGCGCAGACGCCGAACCCGGCGCCCGCACCCGCACCGGAGGCGCCGCACGTGGCGGCTGGATCGGTGTGGGACCGTCTCGCCCAGTGCGAGGCCGGCGGCAACTGGCAGGCGAACACCGGCAACGGGTACTACGGCGGGCTGCAGTTCCTGCCTGCCACCTGGCGAAGCGTCGGTGGCACCGGCTTGCCGCACGAGCACCCGCGTGAGGAGCAGATCAAGCGCGGCCAGACGCTCCAGGCACGTTCGGGCTGGGGCCAGTGGCCGTCGTGCTCGAGCCAGCTCGGCCTGCGCTAG